A single window of uncultured Pseudodesulfovibrio sp. DNA harbors:
- the rodA gene encoding rod shape-determining protein RodA — translation MPIDRRLLLYINWPLLGIAVVLFLVGVLNLYSASGFRLEEGMNLAPYYHKQLLWGTVGLLGMIVFMFFDYRHLKTMAWPLFWTTVILLIAVFFMGKTIYGARRWLDLGFMNFQPSELAKIAILIIGARILSKEREPLGFIRLGYVLGVGMILAGLIIKQPDLGSGLSILLILGGMILFRGVTPRVFKTALVAIPALLPLSWFFLHDYQKQRIMTFLDPTTDPLGAGYHIIQSEIAIGSGGFWGKGFLQGTQSQLRFLPERHTDFAVAVLGEEWGFFGTLLLLALFCVFLYQMVVIARDARGLFGSYLAAGVFFYFFWQILINTGMVLGLMPVVGIPLPFISYGGSATLVNFCLVGLVLNVSMRRFLFKQN, via the coding sequence TTGCCAATTGATCGCAGATTACTGCTCTACATCAACTGGCCGTTGCTCGGCATAGCCGTCGTCCTTTTTCTGGTGGGCGTTCTCAATCTGTATTCCGCCAGTGGATTCCGACTTGAAGAAGGCATGAACCTAGCCCCCTATTACCACAAGCAACTCTTGTGGGGAACGGTTGGCCTGCTCGGTATGATCGTGTTCATGTTCTTTGATTACCGCCATCTGAAAACCATGGCTTGGCCGTTGTTCTGGACCACGGTCATTCTGCTTATTGCCGTCTTTTTCATGGGCAAAACCATCTACGGTGCCCGTCGCTGGCTTGATCTTGGATTCATGAATTTCCAACCATCGGAACTCGCCAAAATCGCCATACTCATCATCGGCGCACGCATACTTTCCAAGGAGCGAGAACCCCTCGGATTCATCCGACTTGGCTATGTACTGGGCGTGGGCATGATTCTGGCGGGATTAATCATCAAACAGCCTGACCTCGGTTCAGGCTTGTCCATCCTCCTGATTCTCGGCGGCATGATCCTTTTCCGCGGCGTGACCCCTAGAGTGTTCAAAACTGCGCTTGTTGCCATTCCGGCTCTGCTCCCGTTGTCGTGGTTTTTTCTGCACGATTATCAAAAACAACGAATCATGACATTCCTCGATCCAACCACTGACCCGCTCGGAGCTGGCTACCATATCATCCAATCAGAAATAGCTATCGGTTCCGGTGGATTCTGGGGAAAAGGCTTTCTCCAAGGGACACAATCGCAATTACGTTTCTTACCAGAGCGTCACACTGACTTTGCCGTGGCAGTGCTCGGCGAAGAATGGGGATTTTTCGGAACACTGCTCCTTTTGGCTCTCTTTTGCGTATTTTTATATCAAATGGTGGTCATTGCACGGGATGCCCGAGGATTATTCGGCTCCTATCTGGCTGCCGGTGTGTTCTTCTATTTTTTCTGGCAAATCCTTATTAATACGGGTATGGTCCTCGGGCTTATGCCAGTAGTCGGGATACCGCTTCCGTTCATTAGTTATGGAGGAAGTGCGACGCTGGTAAATTTTTGTCTAGTCGGGCTTGTGCTAAATGTATCAATGCGTCGGTTCCTGTTCAAACAGAACTAA